cgctcGCACTCTTTGCGCCGCCCCACGGACTGCTGGGGTCGTTTCGGTGATGCGTGTTCACCCACACGATGCCCGCGTCTATCTGCTCCGACACCCGAAACGCCTGCGCCACGTCGCGCGTCCAGACGCCCGCCCCCAGCCCGAAGTCGCTGTCGTTGGCAAgcgcgatggcctcgcccTCCGTCCGGAAGggcgccaccaccaccaccggccCAAACGCCTCCTCGCGCCAGATGCGCGTCTTGAGGATGTCACCACCGCCCCCCGCCGACACGAGCACCGTCGGCTCGAAGAAGTAGCCCTTGCTAAAGTCGATACCGTCGAGGCTGCTCGTCCCAGACATGCGACGCCCGCCCGTGAACGCtgcgccctcgccgccggtgaccgcctcgtcgacgagcgcctCGACGTTCTGCAGCTGCTTCGCCGAGATCAGCGGGCCCATCATGGACTGCTCGTTGCTCGGCGACCCCATGCGCCGCGTGATGGACTCGGCTTTagccttgagcttctccagCACGGCCGGCAGGATGCTCTCCTGGACGAGAATCCTCGTGCTAGCGACGCACGTCTGGCCACTGGCGATGAAGGACCCGAACGCGATGCCATTGACGgccacgtcgacgtcggcctgctcgaaCACGACCAGCGGCGCCTTGCCGCCCAGCTCCGCCGTGTACCGCGCCaggttgccgccgacgatggtcCCGATGGCCCTGCCCGCTGCCGTGCCGCCCGTGACGTCGACCTTGCGGACGAGCGGGTGCTCGACGAGGGACCTGCCCGTCGTGGCGCCGTAGCCGGGCAGCACGCTGAAGACGCCGTCGGGCACGCCCGCCCTCttgaggatgccgccgagcagcagcgtcgTGAGGGGCGTCAGCTCGCTCGGCTTCACGACGACGCTGTTgcccgcggcgagggcgggcgccagcttcttgacggcgatgagcaGCGGGTGGTTGAAGGGCGTGATCTGCACCACGACGCCCAGCGGCACGCGGTCGACCCAGTTGTGCAGCTTCCCCaccgtcggcagcaccgcgCGCTCCTCGGtgcgcagcagcgccgcgTAGTACTTGAACCACTTGACCAGCGTTGGAACCTGCGCGCGCATCTCGCGTATCGCGCGTCCCGTCTGGCGCACCTCGAGGGGGATCAGCTGGGGCAGCTCCGCCGTCAGGAGCTCTGCCGTCctgtcgaggacgtcggccCGGACGTGGCGCGGCAGCCTGGACCACGTTCCGGCCTTGAAAGTGTCGTGCGCGAGGCGGATGGTCTCGTCGACATCTTGAGGCGATGCCGCGTGACAGCTGCatgcagtcagtcagtcagaTACTCGATACTTTTCATGAGAAATTGGACGGCGCGAGGGGacagaagggggagggggcagtGTGTGAGAGAACGTACTGGGCAAAAACCTCACCCGTCGCGGGGTCTTCAACCGGGATCCTGTTGCGGTGTGAGCACAAGCTGCATGGTCTCGAAacgtgcgcgcgcgcgagagtgagagagtgagagagtcagtgagacagagagagagcggCAGACAGGCAGAGCACGGATGAGATGAGCATCTTCATCCTGCTGCAGCCCAGTCCCTCCGCGCTGCGGGGTATCATGGCGCCAGAGCACAAATAGTGTggatgggaagggggaggatTGTTCACGAACCCCTCTGCATGTCCCGGTTtctcctggccgccgaccCAAAGGTTGTACGCCTGTGCTGTCATCTTGTCTCGTGGTGCGGCTGGGCTGTCAACTCAAGGTTTCTTTCGTCTGTGAAAAGGGCCGTCTCCTCACGAGAGAATAATGCAAACCAACGgctttttttccttttctttttgtttgGGGGTTGGAGTCGTTGTTATCTATTATCTGAACATGTGGCCGAATCCAGACTGCGGGGAACCGATGCGGAATGAAATGGGATAGGCATCGATTAAAACAGTGACTGCTTGCTTACACACAGCTCTCTCTCCGGCCGGCTCCGTGGTGGATTCTCCACTTCCCGCCGAGATAACAGCTTCGCCCATCCccggagaggagggggggaaaggaggtGTGGCGGGGGTTCGTTTGGTCCCCTTTTGTCAACGCATCTCGTAACACTAATACGCGAATCGCGTTGCAAAGGGACCAGACACAGACAGGGATCATCACTGTGGGAAGTATGAGATCCCTCAAGAAAAGCTCCACACACGCACAATAGGTGACAGCCGAgaccaaccaaccaacagCTCGTCCAGCTTTGGTCACTTTGCCAAGCCGAGAACGGATGGGGGgagcagcagtagcagcagcatgaTCACCGCTTTCATGCTCCATCACCAAGCAGCTAAGCCTTGGACACTGGAATGAACGGCTGCACGCTTTATACTTCAAGGGGGCACAATTAAatctctctcacacacactaTACACTCTCTggctcctctctctcttttgcTCAGGGGCTTTCCCGTAACCAAGCGCACATACACAagctccctcctccccctctaGGTAGACAAAGCCATGTTTCTCGGTGCTGCGGGTCCAGCGCAATGAACTACCAGCTCAGACCCTGCCTCAAACTTACGGGAAACCACTTCTCGCAGCGAGCTAGAGGACTGACAggcagacggacggacaCGACGTACTGTTAAAACATACGGACTAGAGACGTCCCTTGACAGCTAGCTGCTGGTCATGGACTATGTTTGAGGGGTTCTGCTGGCCCGcagcatctcggcctcgacggcttGTCCTTCGTTCATGCCATATAAGCACGGCATCCGACGACGTTTTCCTTTCTTGTTCTcgggccctcgacgccagtcagtcagtcatcTTTGCGACCTTTATGTGTGTTAAACGGCTGGATTGATTCCCACacccccttttctcttcttctccttttctcgTTCTGTTCTGgccttttttgttttggaCTGTGGCTAGAACAAAGTCTTGTCAGAGCTCTTTGCGGCCAACAGACAGAAGGAAACGAGACAACAGTAACGAGAGACAACAGCGGCTAGAGAACAGCGAATACCCCCTTTTATTGTTATTATCATTATTTTGCTTCTCTTCTGAATTCCCATATCCATTTCCTCTCTGCCCATCATGGACTACGTACGCTCCCTCATCGGCGTCAAGACGAAGCGTATCCGTGTGCCCAAGGTGGCCACGGACGACGTCTACCCCGTCCACTTCTTCGACGACACGAAGCCCTTCCGCGAGATGCTCCTCAACTGGACCCTCCGCTtcgacgacgtgctcgacgccgaaAAGCTCCACGTCTCGCTCTCCAGGCTCCTGGAGATTGGCGACTGGAGGAAGCTCGGCGGACGTATGCGCTTGACTGTAAGTGGACCCCCCCCTCTTAGGAACATCCGATCCCCTTTCGTccagagggagagaggaagagagtgaaagtgagagtgagagtgagagactAGAACCAACTCAAGTCAACTGAAATCAAGATTCGTTTCTTTTGACCACAGCTCCGAACTGGTCTAGAGATGACTCGCTGgccgactgactgactgacttcCCTCCTCAGGACGACAACAAACTCGAGCTCCACGTCCCCCAGCAGTTCACCACCGCCCGCCCCGCCATCCGCTTCTCCCACGACGTCCACGACTTCAGCATCAAGGAACACAACACGGCCAAGCACCTccccaccgccaccgccaagGCGTCCGTCCAGCCCGGCGTCATCAACTTCTaccacctcggcgcccgccAGGACGCGCCCCTGAccctcgaggacctcctcTGCTCCGACGAGCCCGGCATCTCGCTGCACGTCGTCTCCTTCAACGACGCcaccctcgtcggcctgctctTCTCTC
The DNA window shown above is from Colletotrichum destructivum chromosome 2, complete sequence and carries:
- a CDS encoding Putative aldehyde dehydrogenase domain, aldehyde/histidinol dehydrogenase; this translates as MTAQAYNLWVGGQEKPGHAEGIPVEDPATGEVFAHCHAASPQDVDETIRLAHDTFKAGTWSRLPRHVRADVLDRTAELLTAELPQLIPLEVRQTGRAIREMRAQVPTLVKWFKYYAALLRTEERAVLPTVGKLHNWVDRVPLGVVVQITPFNHPLLIAVKKLAPALAAGNSVVVKPSELTPLTTLLLGGILKRAGVPDGVFSVLPGYGATTGRSLVEHPLVRKVDVTGGTAAGRAIGTIVGGNLARYTAELGGKAPLVVFEQADVDVAVNGIAFGSFIASGQTCVASTRILVQESILPAVLEKLKAKAESITRRMGSPSNEQSMMGPLISAKQLQNVEALVDEAVTGGEGAAFTGGRRMSGTSSLDGIDFSKGYFFEPTVLVSAGGGGDILKTRIWREEAFGPVVVVAPFRTEGEAIALANDSDFGLGAGVWTRDVAQAFRVSEQIDAGIVWVNTHHRNDPSSPWGGAKSASGVGSENGVDAYHAYTTTKSTIISFASPDEALAADDWFREGAGDVRYG